GTGACGTCGTAGGCTTCACCGTCGACCAGAAGCATGAGCGCGAGGGGAAGGTACGGGCGGTGTCGTTGAAAGCCGGCGACGTGCGGATCGTGCTCGGTCAGGACGACGGAGCCAAGGGATGGGACCGGGTCAAGGGCGAGGGATTGTCGCTGCGTTTCACGACGGTCCAGAACATCGACGACGTGGCGGCGCGGATCAAACAGCGCGGCGGGACGCTCGAGTCGGAGCCTGCCGACATGCCCTGGGGGGCGCGCGTCTTGCGGCTGCGCGACCCGGACGGGTTCTTGTTGGCGATCTCGTCCGTGGCCGCGACCTGAGCGGGAGTTGGCCCGTTCCACGACGCTTCCCCGCGTCTCCATCGTGATCCCCGCGCGCAACGCCGGCCGCTTTCTGCGCCCGGCGGTGCTCAGCGCGCTCGCCGACGGGTTGGACGGAATCGAGGCCGTAGTCGTGGACGACGGCTCGACCGACGGCAGCCTCGTCGAGATCGCGGACCTGCCGGTGACCGTGGTCTCCGGCCCGCCGCGCGGCGAGGCCGCGGCTCGGAACGCCGGCGTGCGCGCTGCGGCGGCGCGTTTCGTGACGTTTCTCGATGCCGACGACCTCATGGTGCCGGGTAGCCTGGCGCCGCGCACCGCGCTCCTGGAGCGCGAGCCGGAGGTGCTCGCCGTGGGCGGCCTGCCGTCCCGACTCATCGGCGAGGACGGCGCGCTCCTGGCCGATGTCTTCGAGCGCATGGCGGCATCTCTGAGCTTTCCGCTGAACCTCGACATGGGGTTCTACCGCTCGGGGCGCTTCTTCCCGGTCCAGAGCGCGCTCTACGTTTACCGCCGAGAGGTCTTTGACGCGGTCGGCCCCTTCGACGAGGCGCTGCCCGGGGCCGTGGACGCGGACTTCCAGTTCCGCCTGCTCGCGCGCTCCGCGACCCCGCTACTGCGCGTGCCGGTTTTCGACCGGCGTCTGCACGGGACGAACCTCTCGTTCGGCGACGCGCGCACGGGAGCGCTGGCTTTCCGCCCACAGATGCTGGACGCGATCCGGCTGATCAACCGCCGCCACGGCCTGGACGCGGTGGAGGTCGTGCCGTGGGAGTGCGAGTACCTGGGATGAACGATCCGAGGTGTTGCGTCGACGGCTGACGGCTCACAGTTCGCCGCTCTCGATTGCGGTGGGGTGACGGGCCGCCGCCGTCTTGCCCCCTTCCGGTCCCCCCTCCATTTTCTCCCGGTTCAAGAGGGGGAGCCCACACATGCATGCCACACGAATGATCATCGGCGCGACGGCCGCGCTGCTCGTTTCGATTCCGGCCGGCGCGCAACAGCGGGGCCGCGGGCGCGGCGGAGCGCCGGAGGAAGCGGCGCCGACCGAGATGAACCGGTTGCCGGCCGTCGATTCGGTCGTCGTCACGCACCACACCGCCACGATCGGTGGACAGAAGCTCGACTACACGGCGACCGCGGGTACCTACGTGGTTCGCGACGACGCGGGCACGCCCAAGGCGACCTTCTTCTTCGTCGCGTACACCAAGGACGGCGTGGCCAACGTGGCCGACCGTCCGGTGGCGTTCGTCTACAACGGCGGGCCCGGCTCGGCGTCGCTGTTCACGCACATGGGCATGGGGCCGGAGAAAGTCGTGCTCACGCCCGACGGGCACGGCATGCCGGCGCCGTACCGCGTCAAGGACAACGAGGACTCGTTTCTCGACGCCACCGACCTCGTGTTCGTGGACGCGATCTCCACCGGCTTCAGTCGGCCGGCGCCGGGCCAGAACCCGTCGCAGTTCTACGGCGTGGTCCAGGACGCCAATGCGTTCTCGGACTTCATCTACCAGTACATCACGCGCAACGAGCGGTGGGACTCCCCCAAGTTCCTCATCGGCGAGAGCTACGGCACGACACGCTCGGCCGAGCTCTCGGGCGTGCTGCTGCATCGCCACAACATCAATCTGAATGGCATCGTGCTGCTCTCGACCGTCGCCTTCGCGCCGTGGGGCGCCGACGACCGGTCGGAGTTCTTCCTGCCGACGTACGTGACGTCGGCCTGGTTTCACCACCTGCTCGCGCCCGACCTGGAGAAGCTGTCGGTCGATTCCATCGCGCAACTGGCGCGGACCTTCGCTCACGGCGAGTACGCCCAGGCGCTGGAACAGGGCGACGAGTTGCCGCCGGCGCAGGAGCAGAAGGTCGTGGCCGACATGGCGCGCCTCACGGCGCTGTCGCCGGAATACATCAGAGAGTCGGATCTCCGGGTGAGCTCGTTCCGCTGGTTCGCGCAGCTCATGCGCGACAAGCGGGAGATCGTCGGGCGGCTGGACTCGAGGTTCACCGGCTACAACCGGGACGCGGCCGCCGAGCGCCCGGAGTACGACCCGAGCGAGGCGTCGTACCTCGGCGCGTTCACGGCGACGTTCATGGATTACGTGCGGCGCGACCTTCACTGGGACAGCAACGCGTTCTACACGGTGACGGCGAACGTGCGGCCGTGGGATCAGACCGGCGGCACCGAAGTGGCGGAAACGCTGCGCTCGGCGATGACCGAGGAGAGTTCGCTCAAGGTCCTCGTGCTGTGCGGGTATTACGATCTGGCCACGCCGTTCAACGGAATCGAGGAGACGGTGTCGCACATGCAGCTCGAGCCGGCGGTGCGGAAGAACATCAGCTTCGATTACTACGCGTCGGGGCACATGGTGTACATCGATCAGAAGGCACACGACAAGATGCATCACGACGTCGATGCATTCATCAATTCGAATTACGCGCATTGAATCGAGGCGCCACCGACACCTGAGGGCCGTGAGCGGCGGATGCGATCGGTGGGTGCATCCCCGTCAGCGCGTTCAAATATTGGGCAACGAAGACGCGGAGCAGCGACGCGTACGTTTCGTTCTCCTCGGAGTTGACGCAGATGTGGATCGTGGGAGGGGAACGGTCGCGCAGGTCGAGCGGATGCCAGTCCGAGGTTCTGCACGGCCATGACCTCAGGGTTCTGGCCGAGCCGGACCAGGAATTCGTGCCACCCGTTTCTGTTCAGGATGCTCAGACGCTTGCGCGTTGGCCGCGGTCCCGAACGCACAGCGTTTCGCGCCGCATGAACGCCGGCGGGTGGTAGACGTTGCAATCGGTCCTGCCGGAACCCGGCGACGCGATGGCGAGAATCGAGCCGTCGTCGGAGTACGTGAGCACGGGGCCTGTGCCAGCCAGGCATTCCATCCTCGCCTGGGCCCGATCTCGGACGCGCCATCACCGTACTTGCCTCGGCGGCGGCGCCTGGTCAGATTGGCGGCGCACGGCGTTACTCTGAAATCGTGCCGTGCCGGGTCAGGATGCGGTTCGGCCGCGCGCGCGAGGTGCTCGCCAAGTGTTCCAGAAACTCTCCCGCCTGCTGTACCGCGCGATGCGTCACGTCTTGCGCCTTGGCGTGATGGCCGCGGTGATGATGGCCGTCGGCTGGTTGTTGCAGGACGAGCTGACGGCCCAGACGTATTCCTATCTGACGCGCGTGCAAGGCGAGGCGCTCGCGGCGGTTAGA
This DNA window, taken from Gemmatimonadaceae bacterium, encodes the following:
- a CDS encoding VOC family protein, whose product is MNANSPVPDGAPKRAEPMSFRARDLAASLTVNDLAKSLAWYCDVVGFTVDQKHEREGKVRAVSLKAGDVRIVLGQDDGAKGWDRVKGEGLSLRFTTVQNIDDVAARIKQRGGTLESEPADMPWGARVLRLRDPDGFLLAISSVAAT
- a CDS encoding glycosyltransferase, with translation MARSTTLPRVSIVIPARNAGRFLRPAVLSALADGLDGIEAVVVDDGSTDGSLVEIADLPVTVVSGPPRGEAAARNAGVRAAAARFVTFLDADDLMVPGSLAPRTALLEREPEVLAVGGLPSRLIGEDGALLADVFERMAASLSFPLNLDMGFYRSGRFFPVQSALYVYRREVFDAVGPFDEALPGAVDADFQFRLLARSATPLLRVPVFDRRLHGTNLSFGDARTGALAFRPQMLDAIRLINRRHGLDAVEVVPWECEYLG